Proteins from a genomic interval of Cucumis melo cultivar AY chromosome 7, USDA_Cmelo_AY_1.0, whole genome shotgun sequence:
- the LOC103487551 gene encoding uncharacterized protein LOC103487551, with protein sequence MLETLFTMKLNREKSKGIPSADLLVCFPSRSHLALMPNPLCSPARGSDSSKFRLDHRRFHRRRKSAESPVVWAKAKTMGSEISEPSSPKVTCAGQIKIRPKNSKSWQSVMEEIERIHNRRKLRRRRFRWVESFGFKKDIMQFLTCLRTIRFDFRCFRAFPETDFTTEEEEEEEEEEEEDEKNQVGIEENESSRTAFSKWFMVLQENGSNELKRDSKSLCNEDDESIEAIMAPPINALLLMRCRSAPARRWMEEESEEGDDEKEKVKVKKSLKWLMEEENRERLVVEMGTDFCRMTSDNAKEFTRSQSWKV encoded by the coding sequence ATGCTAGAAACCCTTTTCACCATGAAATTGAATAGAGAAAAATCTAAAGGTATCCCTTCTGCGGATTTGTTGGTTTGTTTTCCTTCTCGATCGCATTTGGCTTTAATGCCAAACCCACTTTGTAGTCCAGCCAGAGGGTCTGATTCGAGTAAGTTTCGTCTTGATCACCGCCGATTTCACCGGCGGAGGAAGTCCGCCGAGAGTCCCGTGGTATGGGCGAAAGCCAAGACGATGGGGTCCGAGATTTCGGAACCCTCGTCACCCAAAGTGACTTGTGCGGGGCAGATAAAGATCAGGCCGAAGAATAGCAAGAGCTGGCAATCGGTGATGGAGGAGATAGAGAGAATTCATAACAGGAGAAAATTACGAAGAAGGAGGTTTCGTTGGGTTGAATCTTTTGGGTTCAAGAAAGATATTATGCAATTCTTAACGTGTTTGCGAACTATACGGTTTGATTTTAGGTGTTTCAGAGCTTTCCCAGAAACAGATTTCACCactgaagaagaagaggaagaagaagaagaagaagaagaagatgagaagAATCAAGTGGGtattgaagaaaatgaaagcTCGAGAACTGCATTTTCTAAATGGTTTATGGTTTTACAGGAAAATGGGAGTAATGAGTTGAAGAGAGATAGCAAAAGTCTCTGTAATGAGGATGATGAATCGATTGAGGCAATAATGGCGCCACCCATAAACGCCCTTTTGCTTATGCGTTGTAGGTCTGCTCCGGCAAGAAGATGGATGGAAGAAGAATCTGAAGAAGGAGATGATGAAAAGGAAAAAGTGAAGGTGAAGAAAAGTTTGAAATGGCTAATGGAGGAAGAGAACAGAGAGAGATTGGTTGTGGAAATGGGGACTGATTTCTGCAGAATGACATCGGATAATGCAAAA